aatgAAAGACATGAAGAAGGTGGATTTTGTATATAGGGGAGTTTAAGGTTTTGTTcaacaagaaaacacaatatgttATAAGTAAGTTAAGAGAAAATAagttacaataataataataataataataataagatatcCGTTCCAATTCATTTCATTCTGCCACCACATTTTAAGTCCAGATAAAAAACAGAAGTTTGATGCTTTTTTCTCGTCATGTTCTGCcagataaattaaataaaccctgttttaattaatcatttcttgttgtgtatttatttatttgtaacattttgttACATCAAGGTGCACCTTCATTTATCTGCAAGTaggaaagaaacaaatgcaGGTAAATCAACATAACATAAACTAcgataaatacaggataaaaATCCAAATTATGGAAGATtatttagagaaaaaaatatgcCGTAAATGGAAAGTAGTATATTTTATGGGATATAAGACACTGTATGTGTTTAATAACATCGTATAGTATACCACAATAATACAACAAATTACATAATGAATGGTTTAACCTTGCAATGTATAATATAACTTGTAGTTATATCAAATTTCATGTGAATTTTGAGTctcatacaaaaacaacaactttattttaaaataaatgcaaaaaaaaggtaaagattATACATTATACTAAAAGGGAATATAATAAGAgtcttattcatttatatattttactgaaACTGATTCTAGACTAAACAGTTTACCcgttaaaataactaaaaactTGTGAAAGGTATTTCTTATTACTGAAAGCTCAGCCTTGTGTTGTACCCACCATAAGCGCTAGGTGGCGGTAATGACGCCCAACCGTAAATTAACACcacgaagaagaagaggagcgaACGAGAAGTGACGTCAGCTCCTTTTTCCTGCTACGAAGctagataaacaaacaaaagcaagacattaaattaaatatatttacgaATCTGAGgtaattttgattaattattatgtAAAGATATGTCTACCAGGAACGCTGTGTTTTCGTGAATCCTCTATTAGTGAAGGCAAATAAAGGTTAGCATTGATTttagctgtctgtctgtagttAGCTTCGTTAGCTCgtgatgtttgttttacttcttgGACGAAACGacatgaagaagatgaagaagcagTGTTAGCATCTGCTGCTCAAGGTAAGGTCTATTTAATATGATTTATAACTCAATTAAATACGTGAATAGGACAAATAATGTGCTTTTACGCCAGTTATTGTTTTGGTTCATCAGTGTACTGTTTCTTAAAGCGCGTGTAACGTCAACACTGCATTatttaatacataataataataatacattttatttatactttttattcaaGAGACGTTGCATGTTtgaaatcataaaaacacagttaaaaatAACACCcaaaaagtatataaaatacaacattaagaCATGACTCAAGAATTACCAGTACAACAGCTGTTTACCAACATGTGGAATATTTAATGCAGATGTTGTGTGATTGTTTTAACTCTTGAATGGGCAATCACATGTTTTggaaatgtatatgtatatatttctctTTTCTAAATTACACCCATGTCTTAAAATAGCTGTCATAACAgtctattttaattttattttcctacatattgttctttctgtgtctctgtatgcaCCACATATACCAAATCAACACCTGTATTATACCCATTATAACACCTGTATTATACCCATTATAACACCTGTATTATACCCATTATCCAATGACTGGTCCCCCCAGGATGCAGCAACCATTTTAGGgttaaatgtgatatttaaacTTACATTTGATGTTATATTTAGAACTAAATCTTGTGGTCTTCCAGCCAGTACACCTTTGCTTTCAGCTTCTTTTTGTCAATTACACAAGCTGCTACTTTAATcctcttttcttgtttttttttatctctaatTCCTTCAGTAATACATCTGCATGTTGCCACAGAATGTCTTAAAGTTGAATAACAGGCCTCTTCTTTGACTCTCTCCACCACAGATTGTGAGGTCGTTGGAAACTTGGCACCGGTTTTAACCCGAACTGCACCCCGTACAATCTCGCCATCATGGCGTGGGCTCTGAAGCTTCCTCTCACGGACGAGGTGATCGAGTCCGGGCTGGTGCAGGACTTCGATGCGAGTCTGTCGGGCATCGGGCAGGAGCTCGGGGCGGGGGCGTACAGCATGAGGTACTGGgggaatcagaatcagaaaccgTTTTTCTTGTCCTACAGAAAGGAAATTGTCATTCTTCAAGCAAAAAGGGGGGCGCAAATTTGGTTGCAGAGactattaaagaggccctgtgatgttttttttgtggtgttCCCGCTTCTGTACTGTGTTCTATAggtagtgcatgtaaatggtctgcaaaggctaaaatccctgtttgGCTCCAGAGGGAGTTACTTTTACCCAAATCCCATAATTTGCAGATCGTATTTGAGCACCTATGGTTAGGTGGTTGATGCATATCCCAACTACATCAATATATCTGCAAACTATATATATCTGTGGAGTCTTTATAGgtctcaaaatatatttatgatgCTCAGTCTTTCTCGGATAAAAGTTCCCTCTCTCTTCTGGCCGCTtaagtgttttgttaaatgatACTGAAGAagtgcatgcatgtttgttcCAGAGATTCTCCTGTTGAGAGGAGCAAAGAGGAACTGTTTGGATACCTCGGTATTTAGTAgtgtttccttcctctcctgtgTTATCATTAAGGAACTGACTTTCAGCCTCATGTGTTGTGAAAGTCTCTTTGATTTGATGTTACAACATTAAATATCAAGGTTTTAGTGAGctaaaaaataatagaaaggagattaataaataaaagcgTTTCTTAAAAGTAAGATAttcctgcttttctgttttctgaaatttatgtttttcacaattttactgatatttattttaagatgaaTCTAGaaatttaaagagtcctctcctgctgatgttcaggtgtatatcagtatgtagtgtctctactttaaagagtcctctcctgctgatgttcaggtgtatatcagtatgtagagtctgtactttaaagagtcctctcctgctgatgttcaggtgtatatcagtatgtagagtctctactttaaagagtcctctcctgctgatgttcaggtgtatatcagtatgtagtgtctctactttaaagagttctctcctgctgatgttcaggtgtatatcagtatgtagtgtctctactttaaagagtcctctcctgctgatgttcaggtgtatatcagtatgtatgtttctcatactgcctgtgctgcagcacctcttttcaccctctgtctgaaaccagagcccagtctgctctgattggttagctggccggctctgttttgattggtcaactgcttaagagatgtcccgccccttagcctatcacgtacaatgtgttggagtgtgaGCCAATAGCAGcgcgagtgttccgtagtgatgtatttgttgtgtgtgaatgaaatatTGAggattgttttgtgtctctgtccTGCAGCGATGTCCTCGCCCTCCCCATCTTCAAACAGGAGAGTCCAACCTTCCTCCGGACAACGAAAACAAGATCCTCCCCTTTCAGTACGTTCTTTGTGCCGCTACCTCTCCAGCCGTCAAACTGCACGATGAAACCCTCACCTACCTCAATCAAGGTCAGCATCCAACCCCCGACACGAAGCTAGTTCACATGCATCTGACGTACATGCATGACACTGAAAATGATGGGGAATATAAAGATGGAATCATAGCTGTGACAGCTTGTTGTGATTTCTTTTAATCCTCTGTTTGTACGTGTCATTGCAGGGCAGTCCTATGAAATAAGGATGCTTGACAATCGGAAGATTGGGGAACTTCCGGAAATCACTGATAAAATGGTTAAGGTAAGAATCGCAcatactttacatttaatttagctgaagATTTGatccaaagtgacttaaaataaggacagaaagaaacacatttaaaaacaggaatCCTGCATTGAAGTGCTACGTACTGAAGAGAActtctattttatttggaaaGATATTATCGAGTTTTCAGTCTGAGAGGGAATGTGTGCAGACTCTCTGATGTCCTGATATCAATGGGGAGGTTGTTCTGAAAGGTACACTGGTCTGCACAAACAAACCTGTCCTCTGACATTAACTCCTTCCTTGAATTGATTGGATTTCAGAGCATCATCCGAGTGGTTTTTCATGACCGCCGGCTGCAGTACACGGAACATCAGCAGCTGGAGGGCTGGCGCTGGAACCGACCCGGGGACCGCATCCTGGACCTGggtgagggaaaaaaaaatgcaccttCGACGATGTCACTCGACCAGAATCATCATCATGGATTTAAAGACGCCAAATCTGAGCTCTTCTGAGAACAGCCTGTTTTTACGTTGCAGATATCCCCATGTCTGTCGGCATTATCGACCCTCGGGCAAACCCCACTCAGCTCAACACTGTGGAGTTCCTCTGGGACCCCTCGAAAAGAACCTCGGTTTTCATCCAGGTAGCACCACGGACcattgtattattgtatttattggaagcaaccgcctttagcttagcggtggtgacgtgaagtcatgtgaccgtgctgtagttcctttatagcccaacattagcctcctttagcttagcggtggtgacctgaagtcatgtgactgtgctgtagttcctttacagcccaacattagccgcctttagcttagcggtggtgacctgaagtcatgtgaccgtgctgtagttcctttatagcccaacattagccacctttagcttagcggtggtgacctgaagtcatgtgactgtgctgtagttcctttacagcccaacattagccgcctttagcttagcggtggtgacctgaagtcatgtgaccgtgctgtagttcctttatagcccaacattagccacctttagcttagcggtggtgacgtgaagtcatgtgaccgtgctgtagttcctttatagcccaacattagccgcctttagcttagccgtggtgacgtgaagtcatgtgactgtgctgtagttcctttatagcccaaccttagcctcctttagcttagcggtagtgaagtgaagtcatgtgaccgtgctgtagttcctttatagccttatataaatatatatatcctaTATAAATCTGATATATTCCTTTTCCATGTTTTAGGTACACTGCATAAGCACAGAATTCACGATGCGTAAACACGGAGGAGAGAAAGGTGTTCCTTTCCGGATCCAGATCGACACGTTTAAGGAGAACGAGAACGAAGAGTACACTGAACACCTGCACTCTGCGTCCTGCCAGGTCAAAGTCTTcaaggtgagggggggggggggatcagtCACTTCTGCTAAAATGCAATAGGCTCAATATTGCAGagaatgttgtgtgtgtatatgttaaTGTAGTGACTAACGTatagtcatttatttaaatgcctCCCCCTGTTTCAGCCTAAAGGAGCCGACAGGAAGCAGAAGACAGACcgggagaagatggagaagaGAGCGCCgcaggagaaagagaaataccAACCATCGTATGAAACCACCATTCTGACAGAGGTGAGGATATCGATAACGTTTTAAGTAATAAATCAAGAGGAGAGTCATCAATATGAACCACAGCATCAACCTTTTGGGGGAAAATTGTGggaaaaaacacagttaaaagtaagaaaaaagaaccagaacataaaataaaaacaattgatgCTATTATATCGTTAAGATGTAGACAATTACTGACATGAAATCTGGATATGCAACGAAGAAACTACGTGCAGTATACCGTGGCAAAGTACTTGGAATAATACAATGTAATATGTGCAGTGTGGTTATGGAAGTGGATGAGAGGTAGCcgttaagccccgcccactttcaggtgtaaatcctgcatctgAGTGAAGCTGGAAATAATAGTGTcctcatgtcttaaagctgctgagtcatatatcgcagctcaaacaacaaatacatccagagctccggttcctttacgtcctctccagaaaaaaggagagtgaaagaaaggatcagaaatctcagtctcagtgtcagcctgctgcctgccgcTCGTCCCCctgcagacccaccggacatccatcccctatttattctctgtgagctgtctctgccgtctgaccagacatctgaccccatcttcatatctctggactcattaaaccctttctgaccaacagagagattgtttcctggcagcactttaacattttacgggggaaatctgcatttcgGTTTGAGGGCgcagagaccctgttacctggtttagactaaaccctgatatcgtgttgttttttatttcataattggGATGTATTTCCTCCTGCAGTGCTGCCCCTGGCCTGAGGTGTCGTACGTCAGTAACTCTCCGTCTCCGGGCTTCAACAACAGCTTCCCCGTCGCAGAAGGGTACGAAGGTTTAGGATCCTAAACTTAATTGAATCTATCATACGTTCAGTAGTTCTGAATACTGAGAAAGAATGTCTCTATCTGTTTGCTCATGTCGGTCACAGACACAGAGGTATCCATGTTAATAAAGACATTAAGGGAGACATTCATCACTAGTTTAAACTCCTTGTCGTAACTTAAGTCTGTATTTTCCCGGGGTAATAACGAGATATATTTTGCCCTTTTGTCTCAGAAATGGATCCCCGACCCACC
The Eleginops maclovinus isolate JMC-PN-2008 ecotype Puerto Natales chromosome 1, JC_Emac_rtc_rv5, whole genome shotgun sequence genome window above contains:
- the tfcp2 gene encoding LOW QUALITY PROTEIN: transcription factor CP2 (The sequence of the model RefSeq protein was modified relative to this genomic sequence to represent the inferred CDS: inserted 1 base in 1 codon); the protein is MAWALKLPLTDEVIESGLVQDFDASLSGIGQELGAGAYSMSDVLALPIFKQXESNLPPDNENKILPFQYVLCAATSPAVKLHDETLTYLNQGQSYEIRMLDNRKIGELPEITDKMVKSIIRVVFHDRRLQYTEHQQLEGWRWNRPGDRILDLDIPMSVGIIDPRANPTQLNTVEFLWDPSKRTSVFIQVHCISTEFTMRKHGGEKGVPFRIQIDTFKENENEEYTEHLHSASCQVKVFKPKGADRKQKTDREKMEKRAPQEKEKYQPSYETTILTECCPWPEVSYVSNSPSPGFNNSFPVAEGNGSPTHQPEPVVQVADVSAPPCSLENLLPTATPQDAQQWLLRNRFSPFCRLFTNFSGADLLKLTREDVIQICGPADGIRLFNALKGRVVRPRLTVYVCQESQQAREQQPKHENGDAAANTFFVYHAIYLEELTSSELTEKIAQLFNISPRQINQIFKQGPTGIHVLVSDEMIQNFQDEVCFVLDTMKDDSNDGYHIILK